One window of Elaeis guineensis isolate ETL-2024a chromosome 11, EG11, whole genome shotgun sequence genomic DNA carries:
- the LOC105053553 gene encoding stearoyl-[acyl-carrier-protein] 9-desaturase, chloroplastic-like, giving the protein MMALMLSFPPQNPSCFCSLDSGTRKTKSSRILMTLSPPSKPTEVKNDMRKQRSPLEVEIKEVTHSMHPEKQEIFKSLEKWAEDNILTLLKPVESSWQPQDFLPDPSAEGFFDGIKQIRDRAAGIPDEYYVCLVGNMITEEALPTYQTFVNTLDGVRDETASSLSSWARWTRMWSAEENRHGDVLHRYLYLSGRLNMRQIEKTIQYLIGSGMNVHAENNPYLGFIYTSFQERATFISHGNTARHAKDHGDLLLAKICGLIAADEKRHEAAYTKIIEKLFEIDPDTTMLALADMMEKRITMPALLMFDGQDDNVFNHYSSVAQRIGVYTTKDYGDIMEFFVKRWNVEEITGLSGEGRRAQDYVCGLPQRIRRMDERAQERRVKQSHMVSFSWIFNRSVLV; this is encoded by the exons ATGATGGCACTGATGCTCTCTTTCCCACCCCAAAACCCTTCTTGTTTCTGCTCTCTGGATTCTGGCACTCGcaaaacaaaatcttcaaggatccTCATGACCCTCTCCCCACCTTCAAAGCCTAC GGAGGTGAAGAATGACATGAGGAAGCAGCGAAGTCCCCTTGAAGTCGAGATCAAGGAGGTCACTCACTCCATGCATCCAGAAAAGCAGGAGATCTTCAAGTCATTAGAGAAATGGGCTGAGGACAACATCTTGACCCTCCTGAAGCCCGTCGAGAGCTCATGGCAACCGCAGGACTTTTTGCCAGATCCCTCAGCCGAAGGCTTCTTCGACGGCATAAAGCAGATAAGGGACCGGGCAGCGGGGATCCCAGATGAGTACTACGTGTGCTTGGTCGGCAACATGATCACTGAAGAGGCCCTGCCAACGTATCAAACCTTCGTCAACACACTCGACGGCGTTCGAGACGAGACAGCGAGCAGCCTGAGCTCCTGGGCCAGGTGGACGAGGATGTGGTCGGCCGAGGAGAACCGGCATGGAGATGTCCTTCACAGGTATCTCTACTTGAGTGGGAGGTTGAATATGAGGCAGATAGAGAAGACCATACAGTACCTCATTGGCTCCGGGATG AATGTCCATGCAGAGAACAACCCATATCTGGGTTTTATCTACACTTCCTTCCAAGAAAGGGCAACCTTCATCTCTCATGGGAACACAGCAAGGCATGCCAAAGATCATGGTGACTTACTGCTTGCCAAAATATGCGGCCTCATCGCCGCAGACGAGAAGCGTCACGAGGCAGCATACACCAAGATCATCGAAAAATTATTCGAGATCGATCCAGACACGACCATGTTGGCCCTGGCTGATATGATGGAAAAGAGAATCACCATGCCTGCTCTTCTGATGTTTGATGGTCAAGATGACAACGTATTCAACCACTATTCCTCTGTAGCCCAGAGGATTGGTGTTTACACCACCAAGGATTATGGAGACATAATGGAATTCTTTGTGAAGAGATGGAATGTGGAGGAAATCACAGGCTTGTCGGGAGAGGGGAGAAGGGCTCAGGATTATGTGTGTGGCCTTCCTCAGAGGATTAGGAGGATGGACGAGAGAGCTCAAGAGAGGAGGGTCAAGCAATCCCACATGGTTTCTTTTAGTTGGATCTTCAACAGGTCTGTTCTGGTGTAG